One genomic region from Schistosoma mansoni, WGS project CABG00000000 data, supercontig 0196, strain Puerto Rico, whole genome shotgun sequence encodes:
- a CDS encoding calponin-related has product MANQPLASGLSAQVKRKLEGKRDRDQEQSVLDWIEAVLGTKVDRSKPYEEILKDGVLLCKVINKLKPGSVKRINENATMPFKIMENINAFQEAIKAYGVPTADVFQTVDLFEKKDIAQVTQCLYALGRTCQTHPEYNGPTLGPKLAQENKREFTDEQLREGANVISLQYGTNKGASQAGMTMGKQRMILD; this is encoded by the exons aTGGCCAATCAACCTTTAGCTAGTGGACTTAGTGCTCAAGTCAAAAGGAAG CTTGAAGGAAAGCGAGACAGAGATCAAGAACAAAGTGTACTTGATTGGATAGAGGCCGTACTTGGCACTAAGGTGGACCGCTCTAAGCCGTATGAAGAGATATTGAAAGATGGAGTGCTACTTTGCAA AGTTATCAATAAACTAAAACCTGGTAGTGTTAAGAGAATCAATGAGAACGCTACTATGCCATTTAAAATTATGGAAAATATCAATGCATTTCAAGAAGCAATTAAAGCATACGGTGTGCCTACTGCTGATGTTTTTCAAACAGTTGATTTATTCGAGAAAAAAGATATTGCTCAAGTGACACAATGTCTTTATGCTCTTGGAAGAACA TGTCAAACACATCCGGAATACAATGGCCCTACTTTAGGTCCAAAATTAGCTCAAGAGAATAAACGTGAATTCACTGACGAACAATTACGTGAAGGTGCGAATGTGATTAGTTTACAATATGGCACAAACAAAGGTGCTTCACAAGCTGGCATGACAATGGGCAAACAAAGAATGATTCTTGATTAA